A window of Chitinophagales bacterium contains these coding sequences:
- a CDS encoding glycosyltransferase family 39 protein, producing MFSKTTIWAALLLVVYLLNGILLIPQSSLTYDEMDHWSYGKRILKIQPKRVYPFDDASTMPVTGLNAIPRAIEQLADPSLRKSDAGFSDILHGRYVTLFLCLLTGILIWSWSRELFGELAGLLSLFLYVFCPNLNAHGTLLTTDAYAALLTLATFYSLWRFIQVSHWKRFLLFAFCLSIAQVVKPSLVHLFFLSAAVSLVVVLYRGNWKTNWKKQLLRIGLVSLVLLLVINLAFFFQGTGQSLDGYSFQSQTFKNLQAGIWSSIALPFPVPYIEGIDLTMYMNQLGAGHPEVSGPNYLLGETRTGNGFWYYYFISFIFKTPLTVLLLLLGLPVLLWKNPATNRETWTVFLLLTISLYFLLVFGLTNRSQVGIRHVLMVYPLVYVALGYWAKAVFSIKWKGLLFAGILLYTGFSYYRFYPNLIAYHNEIVADKKVYTIMASSNVDFGQSAFRLQKFLTNNPEYRIPDSIPQPGKYIQGVDAYLGLMDKYRIDWLNDHFKPVGQFDHSFLLFEVTEAELRQKGIR from the coding sequence ATGTTTTCCAAAACCACGATATGGGCGGCCCTCTTGCTGGTCGTTTATCTCCTGAATGGCATCCTTCTTATTCCACAATCATCACTTACCTATGATGAAATGGATCATTGGAGCTATGGGAAGAGGATCTTAAAGATTCAGCCCAAGCGGGTCTATCCCTTCGATGATGCCAGCACAATGCCCGTTACGGGTTTAAATGCCATCCCCCGCGCCATCGAACAATTGGCCGATCCCTCCCTTCGCAAATCCGATGCAGGGTTTAGTGATATCCTGCACGGCCGTTACGTGACATTATTTTTATGCCTCCTTACCGGAATACTTATCTGGAGCTGGAGCCGTGAACTGTTTGGAGAATTAGCCGGACTACTTTCCCTTTTTTTATATGTTTTCTGTCCAAATCTGAACGCACATGGCACCCTGCTCACCACCGATGCCTATGCTGCTTTATTAACCCTGGCCACCTTTTACTCCCTTTGGCGATTTATACAGGTTTCACATTGGAAGCGATTCCTGCTCTTTGCCTTTTGCCTGTCGATTGCCCAAGTGGTCAAACCATCTCTTGTACACCTATTTTTTCTGTCCGCGGCAGTTTCCCTTGTCGTTGTATTATACCGGGGAAATTGGAAAACCAATTGGAAGAAACAACTCCTTCGGATAGGTTTGGTCTCCCTGGTACTTTTGTTGGTCATCAACCTGGCCTTCTTTTTTCAGGGTACCGGTCAGTCTCTGGATGGGTACAGCTTCCAAAGCCAAACCTTTAAAAATTTGCAGGCGGGTATCTGGTCATCCATAGCGCTTCCATTTCCAGTACCCTATATCGAGGGTATCGACCTGACCATGTACATGAACCAGTTGGGGGCGGGACATCCGGAAGTATCAGGACCCAATTATTTATTAGGTGAAACGCGAACCGGAAATGGATTTTGGTACTACTATTTTATCAGTTTTATTTTTAAAACACCATTGACTGTGCTTCTCCTGTTGCTGGGCTTACCTGTTCTGCTTTGGAAAAATCCAGCTACCAACAGAGAGACCTGGACGGTATTCCTGCTATTGACCATCTCCCTTTATTTTCTGCTTGTATTTGGACTGACCAATCGGTCTCAGGTAGGAATACGCCACGTATTGATGGTCTATCCTTTGGTGTATGTAGCCCTGGGCTATTGGGCAAAAGCGGTATTCTCCATCAAATGGAAAGGATTGTTGTTTGCAGGAATACTCCTTTATACCGGGTTTTCCTATTATCGTTTTTACCCCAACCTGATCGCTTATCACAATGAAATAGTTGCGGATAAAAAAGTATATACGATCATGGCTTCTTCCAACGTGGATTTTGGTCAATCGGCATTTCGGCTGCAAAAATTCCTAACCAATAATCCTGAATACCGCATTCCGGATTCCATTCCCCAACCGGGAAAATACATCCAGGGTGTGGATGCCTATTTGGGATTGATGGATAAATATAGAATCGATTGGTTGAATGATCATTTTAAACCAGTCGGACAATTTGACCATTCATTTCTTCTGTTTGAAGTGACAGAAGCCGAACTTCGACAAAAAGGAATTCGTTAA
- a CDS encoding DUF2304 domain-containing protein: MTIIQVILTAFVVLIAVYMYVRLRTTLFDLLLILVFAGAGVFFVIFPNTTTRIAHFVGVNRGADMIFYLAILFLLFLVLKLYARIRRLEQQFTELVRDRVEAEVNKK; this comes from the coding sequence ATGACCATTATCCAGGTAATTCTGACAGCCTTTGTGGTACTGATCGCCGTTTATATGTACGTGCGGCTGCGCACCACCTTGTTTGATTTATTGTTGATCCTGGTCTTTGCCGGAGCTGGAGTTTTCTTTGTCATCTTCCCGAACACCACAACACGTATTGCTCACTTTGTTGGCGTAAACAGGGGCGCCGATATGATCTTTTACCTGGCGATCCTCTTTCTTTTATTTCTGGTATTGAAATTATATGCCCGCATCAGGCGGTTGGAACAACAGTTCACGGAATTAGTAAGAGATCGGGTGGAGGCCGAAGTAAATAAGAAATAA
- a CDS encoding DUF2202 domain-containing protein, which translates to MKTKHGVLVLLAFPVLMSAMCNKEKVSTNNNTQMGNGSGYGLNQAFNLPAEPLSAPESESLLYMREEEKLARDVYKTLYAKWGSFVFSNIQSSEQRHMDAVKMLINKYGLTDPVVSDAVGVFTNTHLQQLYDQLVAKGSVSVAEAFQVGATIEDLDLFDLAKALQAIDNQDIRLVYDNLSRGSRNHLRAFYSNILAQSGTYTPQFIDQVLFDSIVNSGVETGRGCQTGGLDCIT; encoded by the coding sequence ATGAAAACAAAACACGGAGTTTTGGTGCTGCTTGCATTCCCCGTTTTGATGTCGGCCATGTGCAATAAGGAAAAGGTGAGTACAAATAACAATACACAAATGGGCAATGGTTCAGGATATGGATTGAACCAGGCCTTTAATTTGCCCGCCGAACCACTTAGTGCACCAGAAAGCGAATCGTTGCTATACATGCGCGAAGAAGAAAAGCTGGCGCGGGATGTGTACAAAACCCTTTATGCAAAATGGGGCTCATTCGTTTTCTCCAATATACAATCCAGTGAACAAAGGCATATGGACGCGGTAAAAATGTTGATCAATAAATATGGACTTACTGATCCCGTTGTATCCGATGCCGTAGGTGTATTTACAAATACACATTTGCAACAATTGTATGATCAGTTGGTGGCAAAGGGATCTGTTTCCGTTGCCGAGGCATTTCAGGTGGGAGCAACCATTGAAGACCTGGACCTTTTTGACCTGGCTAAAGCCTTACAGGCCATCGACAATCAGGATATCCGGCTGGTATATGATAACCTGTCACGCGGAAGCCGTAACCACCTCCGTGCTTTTTATTCAAATATCCTGGCGCAGTCGGGTACCTATACTCCTCAGTTTATAGATCAGGTTCTGTTTGATTCCATCGTGAATAGTGGTGTTGAAACGGGAAGGGGATGCCAAACTGGGGGTCTGGATTGCATTACGTAA
- the lepA gene encoding elongation factor 4, which produces MKNIRNFCIIAHIDHGKSTLADRLLQVTNTISERDMMDQVLDDMDLEREKGITIKSHAIQINYRHKDGQEYILNLIDTPGHVDFSYEVSRALAACEGALLLVDATQGIQAQTISNLYLAIENNLEIIPVINKIDMDGAMIDEVKDQIIELIGCKPEDILLASGRTGIGVDAILDAIVQKIPSPKGNPDAPLQALIFDSVFNSFRGIIVYYRILNGSIQKGDKVKFVSTGQEYEADEIGILKLKMTEKKAVSCGDVGYIITGIKVAKEVKVGDTITLANNPHPEMIKGFEEVKPMVFAGIFPVNTDEFEELRECMDKLQLNDASLTYELETSQALGFGFRCGFLGMLHMEIIQERLEREFDQTVITTVPNVSFIAYLTNGDKVIVNNPTEFPDPVKTERIEEPFIKAQIITKPDYIGNIMTLCLGKRGILINQSYLTTTRVELIFEMPLTEIVFDFYDKLKSQTRGYASFDYHPIGYRDSDIVKMDILLNGDKVDALSALIHRSRAQEFGRKLCEKLKELLPRQQFQIAIQAAIGAKIVARESIAALRKDVTAKCYGGDISRKRKLLEKQKEGKKRMRQIGNVEVPQEAFLAVLKLDD; this is translated from the coding sequence ATGAAGAACATACGTAATTTTTGTATCATCGCGCATATTGATCATGGCAAATCGACCTTGGCAGACAGACTGTTACAGGTCACCAATACGATCAGCGAACGGGACATGATGGACCAGGTACTGGATGACATGGACCTGGAACGGGAAAAGGGGATCACGATCAAAAGCCACGCGATCCAGATCAACTATAGGCACAAAGACGGACAGGAGTATATCCTGAATCTGATCGATACCCCCGGGCACGTGGATTTCAGCTACGAGGTCAGCCGGGCCCTGGCCGCCTGCGAAGGCGCCCTGTTGCTTGTGGATGCCACCCAGGGTATACAGGCCCAGACCATTTCCAACCTCTACCTGGCAATTGAGAATAATCTGGAGATCATCCCTGTCATCAACAAGATCGATATGGATGGCGCCATGATCGATGAGGTAAAGGACCAGATCATAGAACTTATTGGCTGTAAACCGGAGGATATCTTACTGGCAAGTGGTCGTACAGGGATCGGGGTCGATGCGATATTGGATGCGATCGTGCAAAAGATACCTTCCCCAAAGGGAAACCCGGATGCACCCCTGCAAGCCCTGATCTTTGATAGTGTATTCAACTCCTTTCGCGGAATTATCGTTTATTACCGTATCCTGAATGGGTCTATACAGAAGGGAGACAAAGTAAAATTTGTTTCCACCGGCCAGGAATATGAGGCCGATGAAATTGGTATCCTCAAATTGAAAATGACCGAGAAAAAGGCCGTTTCCTGTGGCGACGTAGGTTATATCATCACCGGTATCAAGGTGGCCAAGGAAGTAAAAGTGGGGGATACCATTACATTGGCCAATAACCCGCACCCGGAAATGATCAAAGGGTTCGAAGAAGTAAAACCCATGGTCTTTGCCGGTATCTTCCCGGTGAATACCGATGAGTTTGAGGAGTTACGCGAATGCATGGATAAACTCCAGCTCAACGACGCCTCCCTCACCTATGAACTGGAAACTTCCCAGGCCCTTGGTTTTGGATTCCGTTGCGGATTCCTGGGTATGCTCCACATGGAGATCATTCAGGAAAGATTGGAAAGGGAGTTTGATCAAACCGTGATCACAACCGTTCCCAACGTAAGTTTTATCGCCTACCTGACCAATGGTGATAAAGTGATCGTCAATAATCCGACCGAATTTCCTGATCCGGTGAAGACCGAAAGGATCGAGGAACCCTTTATCAAAGCACAGATCATCACCAAACCCGATTATATCGGGAATATCATGACCCTTTGTTTGGGTAAACGAGGTATCCTGATCAATCAAAGCTATCTCACCACCACCCGCGTGGAATTGATATTTGAAATGCCCCTGACGGAGATCGTATTTGATTTTTATGATAAACTCAAATCACAAACACGGGGTTATGCCTCTTTTGACTACCATCCGATTGGCTACCGTGACAGTGATATCGTGAAAATGGATATTCTGCTGAATGGAGATAAAGTAGATGCCCTGAGTGCCCTGATCCATCGCAGCCGGGCACAGGAATTTGGGCGCAAACTTTGCGAAAAACTGAAAGAACTTTTACCCCGACAACAATTCCAGATCGCTATCCAGGCAGCCATTGGCGCCAAGATCGTGGCCCGGGAGAGTATCGCGGCCCTGCGTAAGGATGTAACCGCCAAATGTTATGGTGGTGACATCAGCCGGAAACGAAAACTCCTCGAAAAACAAAAGGAAGGGAAGAAACGCATGCGTCAGATCGGGAACGTAGAAGTTCCTCAGGAAGCCTTCCTGGCTGTTCTGAAGCTGGATGATTAG
- a CDS encoding glycosyltransferase family 2 protein, with protein MYASPQSIFVIIPCFNEASVIKDTVAGVLEKGYNVVVVDDASTDETRQRLQGLPIHYLRHRINLGQGAALQTGLDHALLNGAEFLITFDADGQHLPGGIAGMVEEMEVKKVDIIFGSRFLKGSASTVPSGRKWLLKMARFVNYFFSGILLSDAHNGFRCLSRKAAEKIRLRENRMAHASEILIQVARLKLTYAEYPVNIHYTAYSMAKGQGNRHGLRILFELILYKLFR; from the coding sequence ATGTACGCTTCCCCCCAATCCATATTTGTTATCATCCCCTGCTTCAATGAAGCAAGCGTAATAAAGGATACTGTCGCTGGTGTTTTGGAAAAGGGATACAATGTGGTGGTGGTAGATGATGCGTCAACAGATGAAACGAGACAGCGCTTACAGGGGCTTCCGATTCATTATCTCCGGCATCGGATCAACCTGGGTCAGGGAGCTGCCCTTCAAACGGGATTAGATCATGCTCTTCTAAACGGGGCAGAGTTCCTGATCACCTTTGATGCCGATGGTCAGCATTTACCCGGGGGTATTGCCGGAATGGTAGAGGAAATGGAAGTAAAAAAGGTGGATATCATTTTTGGCTCCCGCTTTCTTAAAGGTTCAGCCTCCACCGTTCCTTCGGGAAGAAAGTGGCTATTGAAGATGGCCCGGTTTGTCAATTACTTTTTTTCAGGAATACTGCTTTCAGATGCTCACAATGGCTTCAGGTGTCTTAGCCGAAAGGCCGCTGAGAAAATACGCCTGCGCGAAAACCGGATGGCACATGCATCCGAGATCCTGATTCAGGTGGCCCGGTTGAAACTAACCTATGCCGAATACCCGGTTAACATACATTACACCGCCTATTCAATGGCAAAGGGACAGGGAAACCGGCATGGGCTGCGAATATTATTTGAATTAATTTTATACAAACTCTTTCGCTGA